A region of Jannaschia sp. W003 DNA encodes the following proteins:
- a CDS encoding orotate phosphoribosyltransferase, whose product MIPAAFPPRDEIARLAARALLEVEAVAFRPEDPFTLASGLPSPTYVDCRRLISHPRIRSVLMDFLAATVMRDAGMEAFTNVAGGETAGIPFAALVAERLALPMTYVRKKPKGYGRNARIEGLMGEGDRVLLVEDLTTDGGSKLSFVDAIRETGATCAHTAVIFSYGIFPETEDVLGGHGVALHSLCTWWDVLAEARASGAFATSTLADVEAFLEAPRAWQEERRAT is encoded by the coding sequence ATGATCCCCGCCGCCTTTCCGCCCCGCGACGAGATCGCCCGCCTCGCCGCCCGTGCCCTCCTGGAGGTCGAGGCCGTGGCCTTCCGGCCCGAGGACCCGTTCACGCTGGCCAGCGGCCTGCCCTCGCCCACCTACGTCGACTGCCGACGCCTCATCTCCCACCCGCGAATCCGCTCGGTGCTGATGGACTTCCTCGCCGCCACGGTGATGCGCGACGCCGGCATGGAGGCCTTCACCAACGTGGCGGGCGGCGAGACCGCGGGCATCCCCTTCGCGGCTCTCGTGGCCGAGCGGCTGGCGCTGCCGATGACCTACGTGCGCAAGAAGCCCAAGGGCTACGGCCGGAACGCCCGCATCGAGGGCCTCATGGGCGAGGGCGACCGGGTCCTGCTGGTCGAGGACCTCACCACCGACGGCGGCTCGAAGCTCTCCTTCGTGGACGCCATCCGCGAGACCGGCGCCACCTGCGCGCACACCGCGGTGATCTTCTCCTACGGCATCTTCCCCGAGACCGAGGACGTGCTCGGCGGCCACGGCGTCGCCCTACATTCGCTCTGCACCTGGTGGGACGTGCTTGCCGAGGCGAGGGCCTCGGGCGCCTTCGCCACGAGCACCCTCGCCGACGTCGAGGCCTTCCTGGAGGCGCCCCGCGCCTGGCAGGAGGAGCGGCGCGCGACCTGA
- a CDS encoding replicative DNA helicase, with protein sequence MNEIATLQTGMPTTAAAEAQLPHNIEAEQQLLGALLTDNDLYDRAASIVRAEHFYDPVHARIYEICAARIQKNALASPVTLRPFLEEDEGLRALGGPAYLVNLAASAVAAYAVRDYARMIYDLAIRRELIGLGRDISAKASDVTVASEPSDQIVEAEAALYSLAEQGKSDSGFVPFLRAVTEAVNVANAAYQRDGGLAGTSTGLVDMDRKLGGLHRSDLLILAGRPSMGKTSLATNIAFNIAKAYRRGTTFDGREGAIEGGVVGFYSLEMSSEQLAARILSEAAEVPSEQIRKGDMTEAEFRRFVEAAKSLESCPLYIDDTPALPISQLAARARRLKRTHGLDVLIIDYLQLVRPATAKDSRVNEVSEITQGLKAIAKELDIPVIALSQLSRNVESREDKRPQLSDLRESGSIEQDADVVMFVYREEYYKEREKPGEHQFEKLAEWQAAMEAVHGKAEVIIGKQRHGPIGSVELSFEGRFTRFGNLVKPWQGGEG encoded by the coding sequence ATGAACGAGATCGCCACGCTGCAGACGGGCATGCCGACCACGGCCGCCGCCGAGGCGCAGCTTCCGCACAACATCGAGGCCGAGCAGCAGCTCCTGGGCGCGCTGCTCACCGACAACGACCTCTACGACCGCGCCGCCTCGATCGTGCGCGCGGAGCACTTCTACGACCCCGTGCACGCGCGCATCTACGAGATTTGCGCCGCGCGCATCCAGAAGAACGCCCTCGCCTCGCCCGTCACCCTGCGCCCCTTCCTCGAGGAGGACGAGGGACTGCGCGCGCTCGGCGGTCCCGCCTACCTCGTGAACCTCGCCGCCTCGGCCGTGGCCGCCTACGCGGTGCGCGACTACGCCCGCATGATCTACGACCTCGCCATCCGCCGCGAGCTGATCGGGCTGGGCCGCGACATCTCGGCCAAGGCCAGCGACGTGACCGTCGCCTCGGAGCCCTCGGACCAGATCGTCGAGGCCGAGGCGGCGCTCTACTCCCTGGCCGAGCAGGGCAAGTCCGACTCGGGCTTCGTGCCGTTCCTGCGCGCCGTGACCGAGGCGGTGAACGTCGCCAACGCCGCCTACCAGCGCGACGGCGGTCTGGCCGGCACCTCCACCGGCCTCGTGGACATGGACCGCAAGCTCGGCGGCCTCCACCGCTCCGACCTCCTGATCCTTGCCGGACGCCCCTCCATGGGGAAGACGTCGCTGGCCACCAACATCGCCTTCAACATCGCCAAGGCCTACCGCCGCGGCACCACCTTCGACGGGCGCGAGGGCGCGATCGAGGGCGGCGTGGTGGGCTTCTACTCGCTGGAGATGTCCTCGGAGCAGCTCGCCGCGCGCATCCTGTCGGAGGCCGCCGAGGTGCCCTCGGAGCAGATCCGCAAGGGCGACATGACCGAGGCCGAGTTCCGGCGCTTCGTGGAGGCCGCCAAGTCGCTGGAGAGCTGCCCTCTCTACATCGACGACACGCCGGCCCTGCCCATCTCGCAACTCGCGGCGCGCGCCCGCCGCCTCAAGCGGACCCACGGGCTGGACGTGCTGATCATCGACTACCTCCAGCTCGTCCGCCCCGCGACCGCCAAGGACAGCCGCGTGAACGAGGTCTCCGAGATCACGCAAGGCCTCAAGGCCATCGCCAAGGAGCTCGACATTCCCGTGATCGCCCTGTCGCAGCTCTCGCGCAACGTCGAGAGCCGCGAGGACAAGCGTCCCCAGCTCTCGGACCTTCGTGAATCCGGCTCGATCGAGCAGGACGCCGACGTGGTGATGTTCGTGTACCGCGAGGAGTACTACAAGGAGCGGGAGAAGCCGGGCGAGCACCAGTTCGAGAAGCTGGCCGAGTGGCAGGCCGCCATGGAGGCGGTGCATGGCAAGGCCGAGGTCATCATCGGCAAGCAGCGCCACGGCCCCATCGGCTCCGTGGAGCTGAGCTTCGAGGGACGCTTCACCCGCTTCGGCAACCTCGTGAAGCCCTGGCAGGGCGGCGAGGGCTGA
- the alr gene encoding alanine racemase, whose protein sequence is MGTGQLFIDLEAVAANWRALDRLSAAGCETAAVVKADAYGLGVVPVVTRLAAEGARAFFVASAAEGIEVRRALGPEPRIYLLYGHMAGDTETIARGDLVPMLVSVDQLLRHLESMPARPFGLQLDTGMSRLGLTEAEWAATREIALEAGPALVMSHLASADDPENPANADQLRRFREMTDGIEVPRSLAATGGTLLGEAFHFDMCRPGVGLFGGLPFRDAEPVVRLELPVVACFDVPAGARVGYDGTWTAPAPTRIATVAGGYADGLFRALQPGLEVMAGPVACPVRGRVSMDLLTVDIGHLDADPPHVTAIDDRRGVDAVAAGAGTIGYEILTALGRRYDRRYRGG, encoded by the coding sequence ATGGGGACGGGACAGCTTTTCATCGACCTGGAGGCGGTGGCCGCCAACTGGCGCGCGCTTGACCGCCTGAGCGCCGCCGGCTGCGAGACCGCGGCCGTGGTCAAGGCCGACGCCTACGGCTTGGGCGTGGTTCCCGTGGTGACGCGCCTCGCCGCCGAGGGCGCCCGCGCCTTCTTCGTGGCCTCCGCCGCCGAGGGCATCGAGGTGCGCCGCGCCCTCGGGCCAGAGCCGCGCATCTACCTCCTCTACGGCCACATGGCGGGCGACACCGAGACGATCGCGCGGGGCGACCTCGTGCCGATGCTCGTCTCCGTGGACCAGCTCCTGCGGCACCTCGAATCGATGCCCGCGCGGCCCTTCGGCTTGCAGCTCGACACCGGCATGAGCCGCCTCGGCTTGACCGAGGCCGAGTGGGCCGCCACCCGCGAGATCGCGCTGGAGGCCGGGCCGGCCCTGGTGATGAGCCACCTCGCCTCCGCCGACGACCCCGAGAACCCCGCCAACGCGGACCAGCTCCGCCGCTTCCGCGAGATGACCGACGGCATCGAGGTGCCGCGCAGCCTCGCGGCCACCGGCGGGACGCTCCTCGGCGAGGCGTTCCACTTCGACATGTGCCGCCCCGGCGTGGGCCTTTTCGGGGGCCTGCCGTTCCGGGACGCCGAGCCCGTGGTCCGGCTGGAGCTGCCCGTGGTCGCCTGCTTCGACGTCCCCGCCGGCGCGCGCGTCGGCTACGACGGCACCTGGACCGCGCCCGCGCCCACCCGCATCGCCACCGTGGCGGGAGGCTATGCCGACGGGCTGTTCCGCGCGCTGCAGCCGGGTCTGGAGGTCATGGCCGGGCCGGTGGCCTGCCCGGTGCGGGGGCGCGTCTCGATGGACCTGCTGACCGTGGACATCGGCCATCTCGACGCCGACCCGCCCCACGTGACCGCGATCGACGACCGGCGCGGCGTGGATGCGGTGGCCGCCGGGGCCGGCACCATCGGATACGAGATCCTCACCGCGCTCGGCCGCCGCTACGATCGGCGCTACCGCGGAGGTTGA
- a CDS encoding DNA repair protein, producing the protein MTDTTHNVAIATTILQQVCTFVLALAALAMVVLTGAALAGLAPWIDLPLVIGGEPVEGAGMYVQIGFTALLLILAGFLPSNARVRRLELTNRDFHISMEDVARAYDYVHRADREGTFQLSREFDAMRDRIEWMRQHPELGELEHDVLQLAAQMSVESRELAEVYADEKVDRARSFLRQRQGEIEDYRQRISMAQATVHEIKRWMQALSVEEGLAEKQLERLQKDLAEITDAMKLTGHGKTENVVAMGPSTRRDGTGNSESLPAS; encoded by the coding sequence ATGACAGACACGACGCACAACGTGGCGATCGCCACCACGATTCTTCAGCAGGTCTGCACCTTCGTGCTGGCCCTCGCCGCGCTGGCGATGGTGGTGCTCACGGGGGCGGCGCTGGCCGGGCTCGCGCCGTGGATCGACCTGCCGCTGGTGATCGGCGGCGAGCCGGTCGAGGGCGCCGGCATGTACGTGCAGATCGGCTTCACCGCCCTGCTGCTGATCCTCGCCGGCTTCCTGCCGTCGAACGCCCGCGTCCGCCGGCTGGAGCTGACCAACCGCGACTTCCACATCTCCATGGAGGACGTGGCGCGCGCCTACGACTACGTGCACCGCGCCGACCGCGAGGGCACGTTCCAGCTCTCCCGCGAGTTCGACGCCATGCGCGACCGCATCGAGTGGATGCGCCAGCACCCCGAGCTCGGCGAGCTGGAGCACGACGTGCTGCAGCTGGCCGCGCAGATGAGCGTCGAGAGCCGCGAGCTGGCGGAGGTCTATGCCGACGAGAAGGTCGACCGCGCCCGCTCCTTCCTGCGCCAGCGCCAGGGCGAGATCGAGGACTACCGCCAGCGCATCTCCATGGCCCAGGCCACCGTCCACGAGATCAAGCGCTGGATGCAGGCCCTGTCGGTCGAGGAGGGCCTCGCCGAGAAGCAGCTCGAGCGCCTGCAGAAGGACCTCGCCGAGATCACCGACGCCATGAAGCTGACCGGACACGGCAAGACCGAGAACGTGGTCGCCATGGGCCCCTCGACCCGCCGCGACGGCACCGGCAACTCCGAGTCGCTGCCCGCCAGCTGA